Proteins from a single region of Trichoderma asperellum chromosome 3, complete sequence:
- a CDS encoding uncharacterized protein (EggNog:ENOG41) produces MAVISTVPRGDVTANLNFFTAPSDGEVPFNLVGDGHAPELARRNYGDDFHDVVIHDVRGRESDFNVDRDAFELVQGVPPSAEPDFVDEDSIKKNYYPEVERLLLDKIPGADKVYIFDHTIRRSDPDAHRSPVLRVHIDQTAASTEKRVRRYFPDEADELLKRRYRIVNVWRSLNKGPIEATPLALAASATLDEKDVTPISHRYADGYNGETAAVNYNPNQKFYYFSGMTPDERLLIECFDSDSLKPGSKIGGRTPHTAFVDPRTRPDAEGRESIEVRALVFGK; encoded by the coding sequence ATGGCCGTCATCTCCACAGTCCCCCGCGGCGACGTCACCGCAAACCTCAACTTCTTCACGGCCCCCTCCGACGGCGAGGTCCCCTTCAACCTCGTCGGCGACGGCCACGCCCCGGAACTCGCCCGCCGCAACTACGGCGACGACTTCCACGACGTCGTCATCCACGACGTCCGCGGCCGCGAGTCCGACTTCAACGTCGACCGCGACGCCTTTGAGCTCGTCCAGGGCGTGCCGCCCTCCGCAGAGCCGGACTTCGTCGACGAGGACTCCATCAAGAAGAACTACTACCCAGAGGTCGAgcgcctgctgctggacAAGATCCCCGGCGCCGACAAGGTCTACATCTTTGACCACACCATCCGCCGCTCCGACCCAGACGCCCACCGCTCGCCCGTCCTGCGCGTCCACATTGACCAGACCGCCGCGTCGACGGAGAAGCGCGTGCGCCGCTACTTCCCCGACGAGGCCGACGAGCTGCTCAAGCGCCGCTACCGCATCGTCAATGTGTGGCGAAGCCTGAACAAGGGTCCTATCGAGGCCACGCCCCTCGCCCTGGCGGCTTCGGCCACGCTCGACGAGAAGGACGTCACTCCCATCTCGCACCGCTACGCCGATGGCTACAATGGCGAGACGGCCGCCGTCAACTACAACCCCAACCAGAAGTTCTACTACTTCAGCGGCATGACTCCCGATGAGCGTCTCCTGATTGAGTGCTTCGACAGCGATTCTCTGAAGCCTGGCTCCAAGATTGGTGGGCGGACGCCTCACACTGCTTTTGTTGACCCCAGGACGAGGCCTGATGCCGAGGGACGAGAGAGCATTGAAGTCCGAGCCTTGGTCTTTGGTAAATAA
- a CDS encoding uncharacterized protein (EggNog:ENOG41) has product MEASEGVASAVGVKLDRRSPAAASQSKRDRKRQALIERLSVMNDKLQRDRDLTYRDQLQKIQYEVGLVQRFDPYAPNALEKAAELLQEHRQAQGPPVHADGARSLMDMAGIRFPDFIDEVEDLIEIRDFQLVQSKNEYERKVQEYKNTHAYKVETAKREHRALTETLRDRLINSLTQKKNRLNREKEVLEINDSNALLLNPNQFSLTNPASPGGAHGKRATRLRKDAEDLQVFPDGKKRKRNQGEDDGSPVPSRRALDPNSTTPLWQSEKARAAAKQNGPVYSIDKLFTDKELSLHYNTAALAAHQYVLRNRGNGNASSPDDSEFGNGDSNDNDKDDADSQPSAAPMMERQVSHATRSTRGGANQNFLDDKILGIEGIANFEIPANLDLMHAQEPPKMPPPVPQQYLKPYPRSADQNFPVPLSQDDIASDLSVMGLFKQYDQTHKPGAHLDASSGLRKILEAVAVPYHQGRYVAFTSAARDDPENLRDALGIPSSNIRDQPSPIHQSLSLAALSAAAAAPMSRQSSQTGGVAMSRQGTSGSGRGKGRRG; this is encoded by the exons ATGGAGGCGAGCGAAGGAGTCGCCTCCGCCGTGGGCGTCAAGCTGGACCGCCGCTCACCGGCCGCAGCCTCCCAATCCAAGCGTGACCGCAAGCGACAGGCCCTCATTGAGCGCCTGTCGGTCATGAACGACAAGCTGCAGCGCGACCGAGACCTCACCTACCGCGACCAGCTGCAGAAAATCCAGTACGAGGTCGGCCTTGTGCAGCGCTTCGACCCGTACGCCCCCAACGCCCTCGAGAAGGCGGCCGAGCTGCTCCAGGAACACAGACAGGCCCAGGGGCCGCCGGTACATGCCGATGGCGCCCGGAGCCTCATGGACATGGCGGGAATCCGCTTCCCGGACTTCATTGACGAGGTGGAGGATCTGATTGAGATCCGCGACTTCCAGCTTGTACAGTCCAAG AACGAATATGAACGAAAGGTACAAGAATACAAGAACACGCACGCGTACAAGGTCGAGACGGCCAAACGAGAGCATCGAGCTCTGACTGAGACGCTCCGCGACCGGCTGATCAACAGCCTCACACAAAAGAAGAACCGTCTgaacagagaaaaagaagtgcTGGAGATCAACGACTCCAATGCCCTGCTGCTCAATCCAAATCAATTCAGCCTGACCAACCCCGCTAGCCCCGGTGGTGCCCATGGCAAGCGTGCGACTCGGCTGCGCAAAGATGCCGAAGATCTCCAGGTCTTCCCCGACggcaagaagcgcaagcgcaACCAGGGCGAAGATGATGGATCACCGGTGCCCTCGCGCCGGGCCCTGGATCCCAACAGCACGACTCCCCTATGGCAATCGGAAAAGGcccgcgccgccgccaagcagAACGGCCCCGTTTACAGCATCGACAAGCTCTTTACAGACAAGGAGCTGTCTCTACATTACAACACGGCTGCCCTCGCTGCTCACCAGTACGTGCTGCGCAACCGTGGCAACGGCAACGCCTCGTCTCCGGATGACAGCGAATTCGGCAATGGCGACAGCAACGACAATGACAAGGATGACGCCGACTCTCAGCCGTCTGCTGCCCCCATGATGGAGCGACAGGTCTCGCATGCAACTCGCAGCACTAGGGGTGGAGCGAACCAGAACTTCCTGGATGACAAGATTCTGGGCATCGAGGGTATCGCCAACTTTGAGATCCCAGCCAACCTGGACTTGATGCATGCCCAAGAGCCGCCcaagatgccgccgccggttCCCCAGCAGTACCTCAAGCCATATCCCAGATCTGCTGATCAGAACTTCCCCGTTCCCCTGTCACAAGATGACATTGCCTCGGATCTTTCTGTCATGGGCCTATTCAAGCAGTATGACCAAACACATAAGCCTGGAGCTCACCTTGATGCGTCCAGTGGCTTGCGCAAGATTCTTGAGGCCGTAGCCGTGCCCTATCACCAGGGCCGATATGTCGCTTTTACGAGCGCTGCTCGTGATGATCCAGAGAATCTCCGTGACGCTCTTGGCATCCCCTCCAGCAACATTCGCGATCAGCCAAGCCCGATCCACCAAAGCCTCTCCTTGGCAGCCCTATCggcggccgcagcagccccGATGAGCCGACAGAGCAGCCAGACCGGTGGTGTGGCTATGAGCCGCCAAGGAACCAGCGGTAGCGGCCGTGGAAAGGGTCGTCGAGGTTGA
- a CDS encoding uncharacterized protein (EggNog:ENOG41): MATDVKQSDSSKPSKKPAVQPKSQHTSDGFLQDFLNPSFDPISYINANLPPLAQKSPVPTSNPNAVPLAELATQSQALLTQLDAHTTRLSDTLTQITDDILRSGSRMSYEVEMMRGEALSLEELLFEKLAEEIKLFVPGGLKKEGEAKEESDKKQIEEEKKKERKDSVAENGRESEAKAASKAEAEAHGEAGVGGQEPDSIKQLRTLTLVRERLDSVIKTFGDAMEFTFPPSEVSVSSGFLSVSAPEPGSELQSSEEKGQQVLKKLREEISTLLNNRDDPVSGIEKAAERIERLKELTTVWTGTAEEKGRTKFIESLAKMVEDRHRELLKEIDVKKNEAILTRGETSGGMAARDAVATEEAKALPAGFGLMSQLQKLRGGL, translated from the coding sequence ATGGCAACCGACGTCAAGCAGAGCGATAGCTCAAAGCCATCTAAAAAGCCGGCCGTCCAGCCCAAATCACAGCACACATCGGATGGATTTCTGCAAGACTTCCTAAACCCTTCTTTCGATCCAATCTCATACATCAACGCCAACCTGCCGCCTCTGGCGCAAAAATCACCCGTGCCCACCTCGAATCCCAATGCCGTGCCCCTTGCGGAGCTCGCCACGCAGTCCCAGGCGCTGCTAACACAGCTGGACGCCCACACAACCAGGCTTTCGGACACTTTGACGCAGATTACGGATGATATCCTCCGGAGCGGGAGCAGGATGTCGTACGAGGTGGAGATGATGCGAGGAGAGGCGCTGagcttggaggagctgctgtttGAGAAGCTGGCCGAGGAGATCAAGCTGTTCGTGCCGGGGGGGCTGAAGAAGGAGGGCGaagccaaggaggagagTGACAAGAAGcaaattgaagaagagaagaagaaagaaagaaaagattcGGTGGCAGAAAACGGGAGAGAATCGGAAGCCAAGGCAGCCTCAAAAGCCGAGGCCGAAGCGCATGGTGAGGCTGGAGTTGGAGGACAAGAGCCAGATTCTATCAAGCAACTACGCACACTCACGCTTGTACGCGAACGCCTGGATTCCGTCATCAAGACATTCGGCGATGCCATGGAATTCACCTTTCCGCCTTCAGAAGTGTCCGTCAGTTCTGGATTCTTATCTGTATCCGCACCAGAGCCTGGGTCGGAGCTGCAGAGCTCGGAGGAGAAGGGCCAACAAGTCctgaagaagctgcgagAGGAGATTTCAACTCTACTAAACAACAGAGACGATCCCGTTTCAGGCATTGAGAAGGCTGCTGAGAGGATCGAGCGGCTCAAGGAGCTTACTACCGTGTGGACGGGCACTGCCGAGGAGAAGGGCAGAACGAAGTTCATCGAGAGTCTGGCCAAGATGGTGGAGGACAGACACCGTGAGCTGCTAAAGGAGATTGACGTGAAGAAGAACGAGGCTATCCTAACGAGGGGTGAGACTAGTGGTGGCATGGCAGCGAGAGATGCCGTTGCGacagaagaggcaaaggcaTTGCCTGCTGGATTTGGGCTGATGAgccagctgcagaagcttcGCGGCGGATTGTGA
- a CDS encoding uncharacterized protein (BUSCO:EOG092D3HUP): MSENATEEMRIDPARAQALISQLSAVKDRIATAAQGRNVRLVAVSKLKPANDILALHKSPASHTHFGENYAQELSQKAELLPRTIDWHFIGGLQSGHCKNLAKIPNLFCVSSVDSLKKAQLLNSSRTANPDLPKLNIHVQVNTSGEEAKSGCAPGADTVSLCREIAQNLPGLNLLGLMTIGAIARSQATTVENENEDFEALREQRDLVAKELGLSPESLELSMGMSEDYEGAIAQGSSEVRVGSTIFGQRPAKSDAKIKE, translated from the exons ATGAGTGAAAACGCCACTGAAGAAATGCGCATCGACCCCGCCAGAGCTCAGGCTCTCATCTCCCAACTCAGCGCTGTCAAGGACCGCATCGCAACAGCCGCTCAGGGCCGAAAC GTCCGCCTCGTCGCCGTCTCGAAGCTAAAGCCAGCAAACGACATCCTCGCCCTCCACAAATCACCGGCTTCTCACACCCACTTTGGCGAAAACTACGCCCAAGAATTATCCCAAAaagcagagctgctgccCCGGACCATCGACTGGCACTTCATCGGCGGCCTCCAGTCCGGCCACTGCAAGAACCTCGCCAAGATCCCGAACCTCTTCTGCGTCTCCAGCGTCGACTCCCTCAAGAAGGCCCAGCTCCTCAACTCGTCTCGCACCGCCAATCCGGATCTTCCGAAGCTCAACATCCACGTCCAGGTCAACACCTCTGGCGAGGAGGCCAAGTCCGGCTGCGCTCCCGGTGCCGATACCGTCTCTCTCTGTCGTGAAATTGCTCAGAACTTGCCGGGCCTCAACCTCCTCGGCCTCATGACCATTGGCGCCATCGCCCGTAGCCAGGCCACCACTGtagagaatgagaatgaggaTTTTGAGGCTCTGAGAGAGCAGAGGGATTTGGTGGCCAAGGAGCTTGGACTGAGCCCCGAGAGCCTGGAGCTGAGCATGGGAATGAGCGAAGATTATGAAGGAGCTATTGCACAGGGGAGCAGTGAAGTGAGGGTTGGCAGCACCATCTTTGGACAGAGGCCAGCCAAGTCGGATGCCAAGATAAAGGAGTAG